A genomic window from Leishmania mexicana MHOM/GT/2001/U1103 complete genome, chromosome 14 includes:
- a CDS encoding putative glutathione-S-transferase/glutaredoxin, with amino-acid sequence MFGRGTLSRKALVGTAVAGFVGVGGGYAMYQRRLSENRSVTAEAFNAMQDATKLDEAFQKLSDPKEHPLIQFYRYTTCPWCGTVKAFLDYNKIPHECVEVEPMFKTELAESLYKKVPQLRFESKAGARSYLVDSQIIVDTLSEKMGIGGQLKDEDVNKWRTWARSSLVRFVTLEFNRSLPAAWAGYSYIDSCDTIPYANKLFLKVIGAPVMYLVAMMITKPRLVKAGLMKPDDDPKQRLHDEINRFTAEALVDPKSKKPRAFHGGRRPDLVDLDTYGVLQSVRNHRIYNEMVTETLIGPWLEAMDKLMGKA; translated from the coding sequence ATGTTCGGCAGGGGAACGCTTTCCCGAAAAGCCCTCGTcggcacggcggtggcgggttTTGTgggggttgggggtgggTACGCAATGTACCAGCGGCGCCTGAGCGAGAACCGCAGCGTGACCGCCGAAGCCTTCAATGCCATGCAGGACGCCACGAAGCTAGATGAAGCCTTCCAGAAGCTCTCCGACCCCAAAGAGCACCCCCTCATTCAGTTTTACCGGTACACCACCTGCCCGTGGTGTGGCACCGTCAAGGCATTTCTGGACTACAACAAGATCCCGCACGAGTGCGTAGAGGTGGAGCCAATGTTCAAgacggagctggcggagagCCTGTACAAgaaggtgccgcagctgcggttCGAGTCCAAGGCAGGCGCCAGGTCGTACCTGGTCGACTCGCAAATCATTGTTGACACGCTTAGCGAGAAGATGGGCATTGGAGGCCAGCTAAAGGATGAGGATGTGAACAAGTGGCGCACGTGGGCCCGCAGCTCTCTCGTCCGCTTTGTCACTCTCGAGTTCAACCGCTCCCTCCCCGCGGCGTGGGCCGGCTACTCCTACATCGACAGCTGCGACACAATCCCCTATGCCAACAAGCTCTTTCTCAAGGTGATTGGGGCACCTGTGATGTACCTGGTTGCCATGATGATCACCAAGCCGCGTCTCGTAAAGGCAGGTCTCATGAAACCCGACGACGACCcgaagcagcgcctgcacgacGAGATCAACCGCTTTACCGCTGAGGCACTCGTCGACCCCAAGTCCAAGAAGCCGCGAGCCTTCCACGGCGGCAGAAGGCCGGACCTGGTTGACCTGGACACCTATGGCGTTCTTCAGTCGGTCCGTAACCACCGCATTTACAACGAGATGGTCACTGAGACACTGATTGGCCCATGGCTGGAGGCAATGGACAAGCTCATGGGAAAGGCCTAG